The following are encoded together in the Malaya genurostris strain Urasoe2022 chromosome 3, Malgen_1.1, whole genome shotgun sequence genome:
- the LOC131435392 gene encoding asparagine synthetase domain-containing protein CG17486 isoform X1, producing the protein MCGIFCFISQTSSITLGEKVLEQCKCLLNNRGPNKAVRSDYGSRVLLLGTVLWQQGSKLCAQPVENDRFSFLFNGDLFVERGNSTVADTRWMFEKLTESIETNTFHNLITQLKGPFSLILLDRMTERVYFARDSLGRNSLLMCSTDDGLIISSVIGEGFPFQTIEIPPKGIYYVNYRKSLTQQNLIPWIDDNAEEKCSIVSNDKLIKLPWFEKAVLKMNFNYHTILKDEVFPNEKVFDILMRNECVSSMCGQLIEILSKSVRERTINTPQHCKECIGTESRCPHSKVGILFSGGIDCTIIALLVDKFVDQDIPIDLINVAFQKVERPGNQKSVISWDVPDRLTGRATLKELHILRPKRKWQFVEVNVPRNELENHKHHISNLVFPLKSVLDESLGIALWFAARGEGILNEAKYNSPCRVLLVGSGADELFGGYSRHRAAFYRYLNPKEHHNKDEEIERAFSNLAVELEHDWKRLPSRNLARDDRVIGDHGVTPRAPYLQEDFVSIVRSLEAYQKCYHPIGAGIGDKLTLRVCGYSLGLKNAAFLKKRALQFGSRIADSRQNANDVSIFLNKQSNLM; encoded by the exons ATGTGTggtatattttgttttatttcacaGACAAGCTCAATTACATTAGGAGAAAAGGTG TTAGAACAGTGCAAATGCCTCCTAAACAATAGGGGTCCAAATAAAGCTGTTCGTTCCGATTACGGTTCACGTGTCCTTTTACTCGGAACAGTTCTATGGCAGCAAGGCAGCAAACTTTGCGCACAACCAGTTGAAAATGATCGATTCAGCTTTCTTTTTAACGGAGATTTATTCGTTGAACGGGGTAACTCGACAGTGGCCGATACACGATGGATGTTTGAGAAGTTGACCGAGAGTATAGAAACGAATACGTTTCACAACTTAATCACACAATTAAAGGGGCCGTTCAGTTTAATTTTATTGGACAGAATGACTGAAAGAGTTTATTTTGCTCGCGATAGTTTAGGAAGAAACTCACTGCTGATGTGCTCAACTGATGATGGTTTAATAATCAGTAGCGTTATTG GCGAAGGGTTTCCATTTCAAACGATAGAGATTCCACCTAAAGGAATATATTATGTTAATTATAGAAAAAGTTTAACACAACAAAACCTCATACCATGGATTGACGACAATgccgaagaaaaatgttcaatagtTTCAAATGACAAATTGATAAAGCTTCCCTGGTTTGAAAAAGCGGTGCTCAAG ATGAACTTCAATTATCACACGATTTTGAAGGATGAGGTTTTTCCAAATGAAAAGGTGTTTGACATTTTAATGAGAAATGAGTGTGTATCAAGTATGTGTGGACAATTGATTGAAATACTTTCCAAATCTGTTCGCGAAAGAACGATCAATACTCCACAACATTGTAAAGAATGCATTGGTACAGAATCACGGTGTCCACATTCGAAAGTAGGAATACTTTTTTCGGGTGGTATTGATTGTACAATAATAGCTCTTTTAGTAGACAAATTTGTGGATCAAGATATTCCCATTGATTTGATCAATGTCGCTTTCCAAAAAGTGGAACGACCTGGGAATCAAAAATCAGTAATTAGTTGGGACGTGCCTGATAGGTTGACAGGTCGAGCCACATTGAAGGAGTTGCACATTCTGAGGCCGAAAAG aAAATGGCAGTTTGTAGAAGTAAATGTACCGCGAAACGAATTGGAGAACCATAAACATCACATTTCCAATTTAGTATTCCCACTGAAATCTGTTCTCGATGAATCGTTGGGAATAGCATTATGGTTTGCAGCACGCGGAGAAGGCATCTTGAATGAAGCTAAATATAATAGTCCTTGCCGG gtacttcttgtaggATCAGGTGCAGACGAGCTTTTCGGTGGGTATTCTAGACACCGAGCGGCTTTTTATCGATATCTCAACCCAAAGGAACATCACAACAAGGACGAGGAAATTGAACGAGCTTTTAGTAATTTAGCAGTCGAATTGGAACATGACTGGAAGCGACTACCTAGTAGAAATCTGGCCCGAGATGACAGGGTTATAGGCGACCATGGAGTAACTCCTAGAGCACCTTATCTTCAAGAAGACTTCGTATCGATCGTAAGAAGTTTAGAAGCATATCAGAAATGTTACCATCCTATAGGTGCCGGTATCGGTGATAAGCTCACGCTGCGTGTATGTGGTTATTCATTAGGTTTGAAAAATGCCGCATTCTTGAAAAAGCGAGCTTTACAATTTGGATCTAGAATCGCAGATAGCAGGCAGAATGCAAATGACGTTTCAATCTTTCTGAACAAACAATCTAATTTGATGTAA
- the LOC131435392 gene encoding asparagine synthetase domain-containing protein CG17486 isoform X2 gives MCGIFCFISQTSSITLGEKLEQCKCLLNNRGPNKAVRSDYGSRVLLLGTVLWQQGSKLCAQPVENDRFSFLFNGDLFVERGNSTVADTRWMFEKLTESIETNTFHNLITQLKGPFSLILLDRMTERVYFARDSLGRNSLLMCSTDDGLIISSVIGEGFPFQTIEIPPKGIYYVNYRKSLTQQNLIPWIDDNAEEKCSIVSNDKLIKLPWFEKAVLKMNFNYHTILKDEVFPNEKVFDILMRNECVSSMCGQLIEILSKSVRERTINTPQHCKECIGTESRCPHSKVGILFSGGIDCTIIALLVDKFVDQDIPIDLINVAFQKVERPGNQKSVISWDVPDRLTGRATLKELHILRPKRKWQFVEVNVPRNELENHKHHISNLVFPLKSVLDESLGIALWFAARGEGILNEAKYNSPCRVLLVGSGADELFGGYSRHRAAFYRYLNPKEHHNKDEEIERAFSNLAVELEHDWKRLPSRNLARDDRVIGDHGVTPRAPYLQEDFVSIVRSLEAYQKCYHPIGAGIGDKLTLRVCGYSLGLKNAAFLKKRALQFGSRIADSRQNANDVSIFLNKQSNLM, from the exons ATGTGTggtatattttgttttatttcacaGACAAGCTCAATTACATTAGGAGAAAAG TTAGAACAGTGCAAATGCCTCCTAAACAATAGGGGTCCAAATAAAGCTGTTCGTTCCGATTACGGTTCACGTGTCCTTTTACTCGGAACAGTTCTATGGCAGCAAGGCAGCAAACTTTGCGCACAACCAGTTGAAAATGATCGATTCAGCTTTCTTTTTAACGGAGATTTATTCGTTGAACGGGGTAACTCGACAGTGGCCGATACACGATGGATGTTTGAGAAGTTGACCGAGAGTATAGAAACGAATACGTTTCACAACTTAATCACACAATTAAAGGGGCCGTTCAGTTTAATTTTATTGGACAGAATGACTGAAAGAGTTTATTTTGCTCGCGATAGTTTAGGAAGAAACTCACTGCTGATGTGCTCAACTGATGATGGTTTAATAATCAGTAGCGTTATTG GCGAAGGGTTTCCATTTCAAACGATAGAGATTCCACCTAAAGGAATATATTATGTTAATTATAGAAAAAGTTTAACACAACAAAACCTCATACCATGGATTGACGACAATgccgaagaaaaatgttcaatagtTTCAAATGACAAATTGATAAAGCTTCCCTGGTTTGAAAAAGCGGTGCTCAAG ATGAACTTCAATTATCACACGATTTTGAAGGATGAGGTTTTTCCAAATGAAAAGGTGTTTGACATTTTAATGAGAAATGAGTGTGTATCAAGTATGTGTGGACAATTGATTGAAATACTTTCCAAATCTGTTCGCGAAAGAACGATCAATACTCCACAACATTGTAAAGAATGCATTGGTACAGAATCACGGTGTCCACATTCGAAAGTAGGAATACTTTTTTCGGGTGGTATTGATTGTACAATAATAGCTCTTTTAGTAGACAAATTTGTGGATCAAGATATTCCCATTGATTTGATCAATGTCGCTTTCCAAAAAGTGGAACGACCTGGGAATCAAAAATCAGTAATTAGTTGGGACGTGCCTGATAGGTTGACAGGTCGAGCCACATTGAAGGAGTTGCACATTCTGAGGCCGAAAAG aAAATGGCAGTTTGTAGAAGTAAATGTACCGCGAAACGAATTGGAGAACCATAAACATCACATTTCCAATTTAGTATTCCCACTGAAATCTGTTCTCGATGAATCGTTGGGAATAGCATTATGGTTTGCAGCACGCGGAGAAGGCATCTTGAATGAAGCTAAATATAATAGTCCTTGCCGG gtacttcttgtaggATCAGGTGCAGACGAGCTTTTCGGTGGGTATTCTAGACACCGAGCGGCTTTTTATCGATATCTCAACCCAAAGGAACATCACAACAAGGACGAGGAAATTGAACGAGCTTTTAGTAATTTAGCAGTCGAATTGGAACATGACTGGAAGCGACTACCTAGTAGAAATCTGGCCCGAGATGACAGGGTTATAGGCGACCATGGAGTAACTCCTAGAGCACCTTATCTTCAAGAAGACTTCGTATCGATCGTAAGAAGTTTAGAAGCATATCAGAAATGTTACCATCCTATAGGTGCCGGTATCGGTGATAAGCTCACGCTGCGTGTATGTGGTTATTCATTAGGTTTGAAAAATGCCGCATTCTTGAAAAAGCGAGCTTTACAATTTGGATCTAGAATCGCAGATAGCAGGCAGAATGCAAATGACGTTTCAATCTTTCTGAACAAACAATCTAATTTGATGTAA
- the LOC131435393 gene encoding transcription initiation factor TFIID subunit 7, with product MPEKVVKSEPRKEEVELETQFIMRMPLEPAKLLREAIQTGANNLKDRLAIRLDADLRYGEVRFDHWLLHAKVVDLPTIVETLKTIDGKNFYKTADLCQLMICKEEPDIPSAEEESPVKNKKKDPNKVDKKFLWPHGITPPCKNVRKRRFRKTLKKKYVEAPEIEKEVKRLLRVDNEAVNVKWDLITEDEDPNKSASDSKHESNAPNKSPSKGGKKGSSSKDVGEHDIFGEEVSDSDEDENPINKSIDIDESSRLSAEADDSRLSDSSSCQGTQSSDKNVTVEFSKSMFGSVSGSGGSRSRKFETPSGSKYGDNSRLDSDESTEFMTSSRDLVSSRMYDIRRQLSELKAQRIQKEQEIRTIENQTLRQRLQDNLDSLLSQIMEKEMEIQELEMMQ from the exons atgccTGAAAAGGTTGTTAAATCGGAACCTAGGAAGGAAGAAGTCGAATTGGAAACGCAGTTCATAATGCGAATGCCTTTG GAACCGGCCAAGCTTTTACGAGAAGCTATTCAAACTGGTGCTAACAATCTGAAAGATCGACTAGCAATACGATTAGATGCTGATTTGCGCTATGGCGAGGTACGTTTCGATCATTGGCTTTTGCATGCCAAAGTTGTAGATCTCCCAACTATAGTGGAGACCCTGAAAACCATTGATGGTAAAAACTTTTATAAAACTGCAGACTTGTGTCAATTG ATGATTTGTAAAGAAGAGCCAGATATTCCATCAGCTGAAGAAGAGTCTCCtgtgaaaaacaaaaagaaggATCCAAACAAGGTGGACAAAAAATTCCTTTGGCCCCATGGAATAACTCCTCCGTGCAAAAACGTACGCAAACGGCGTTTTCGGAAAACCCTGAAGAAAAAATACGTCGAAGCCCCAGAAATCGAAAAAGAAGTCAAAAGGCTTCTGCGGGTGGATAACGAAGCAGTAAACGTAAAATGGGATCTAATCACCGAAGATGAGGATCCGAACAAGTCAGCTTCGGATTCAAAacatgaatcaaatgctccaaaCAAAAGCCCCTCTAAGGGTGGTAAAAAGGGATCCTCGAGCAAAGACGTTGGCGAACATGACATTTTTGGAGAAGAAGTCTCTGACTCAGATGAAGATGAAAATCCCATTAACAAGAGCATCGATATCGACGAGAGCAGTCGTTTATCGGCCGAAGCAGATGACAGCCGTTTATCGGATTCCAGTTCCTGTCAAGGAACACAATCATCTGATAAAAATGTAACCGTTGAATTTAGCAaaagtatgtttggtagtgtttCCGGAAGCGGCGGCTCCCGTTCAAGAAAATTTGAAACGCCGTCAGGTTCTAAGTATGGTGATAACTCACGTCTTGATTCCGATGAATCAACCGAGTTTATGACTTCATCGCGGGATCTTGTAAGCAGCCGTATGTATGACATTCGACGACAATTGAGCGAGCTGAAAGCTCAAAGAATACAAAAGGAACAAGAAATTCGAACAATAGAGAATCAAACGCTTCGTCAACGTTTACAGGACAACTTGGACAGTTTGCTTAGTCAGATTATGGAAAAAGAAATGGAG ATTCAAGAACTAGAAATGATGCAGTAA
- the LOC131435392 gene encoding asparagine synthetase domain-containing protein CG17486 isoform X3 yields the protein MHWYRITVSTFETLLVDKFVDQDIPIDLINVAFQKVERPGNQKSVISWDVPDRLTGRATLKELHILRPKRKWQFVEVNVPRNELENHKHHISNLVFPLKSVLDESLGIALWFAARGEGILNEAKYNSPCRVLLVGSGADELFGGYSRHRAAFYRYLNPKEHHNKDEEIERAFSNLAVELEHDWKRLPSRNLARDDRVIGDHGVTPRAPYLQEDFVSIVRSLEAYQKCYHPIGAGIGDKLTLRVCGYSLGLKNAAFLKKRALQFGSRIADSRQNANDVSIFLNKQSNLM from the exons ATGCATTGGTACAGAATCACGGTGTCCACATTCGAAA CTCTTTTAGTAGACAAATTTGTGGATCAAGATATTCCCATTGATTTGATCAATGTCGCTTTCCAAAAAGTGGAACGACCTGGGAATCAAAAATCAGTAATTAGTTGGGACGTGCCTGATAGGTTGACAGGTCGAGCCACATTGAAGGAGTTGCACATTCTGAGGCCGAAAAG aAAATGGCAGTTTGTAGAAGTAAATGTACCGCGAAACGAATTGGAGAACCATAAACATCACATTTCCAATTTAGTATTCCCACTGAAATCTGTTCTCGATGAATCGTTGGGAATAGCATTATGGTTTGCAGCACGCGGAGAAGGCATCTTGAATGAAGCTAAATATAATAGTCCTTGCCGG gtacttcttgtaggATCAGGTGCAGACGAGCTTTTCGGTGGGTATTCTAGACACCGAGCGGCTTTTTATCGATATCTCAACCCAAAGGAACATCACAACAAGGACGAGGAAATTGAACGAGCTTTTAGTAATTTAGCAGTCGAATTGGAACATGACTGGAAGCGACTACCTAGTAGAAATCTGGCCCGAGATGACAGGGTTATAGGCGACCATGGAGTAACTCCTAGAGCACCTTATCTTCAAGAAGACTTCGTATCGATCGTAAGAAGTTTAGAAGCATATCAGAAATGTTACCATCCTATAGGTGCCGGTATCGGTGATAAGCTCACGCTGCGTGTATGTGGTTATTCATTAGGTTTGAAAAATGCCGCATTCTTGAAAAAGCGAGCTTTACAATTTGGATCTAGAATCGCAGATAGCAGGCAGAATGCAAATGACGTTTCAATCTTTCTGAACAAACAATCTAATTTGATGTAA